From Candoia aspera isolate rCanAsp1 chromosome 4, rCanAsp1.hap2, whole genome shotgun sequence, a single genomic window includes:
- the LOC134496344 gene encoding lutropin subunit beta-like, with protein MKLMQAKNPLLATLLFLAVTHCVICQSGLARSSPACRPANATIAAEKDDCPVCMTITTSICSGYCVTKEMVWKTVRSSYNQSVCTYKEVRYETALLQGCPPGVDPSFTYPVALSCHCDLCRLDSSDCTVQSTGPDSCSNQNRLA; from the exons GCAAAGAATCCGTTGCTAGCAACCCTCTTGTTCCTGGCTGTCACTCACTGTGTGATTTGCCAAAGTGGCTTGGCCCGCAGTAGCCCAGCCTGCCGCCCTGCCAATGCCACCATTGCAGCTGAGAAGGATGACTGCCCTGTCTGCATGACCATCACCACTTCCATCTGTAGTGGTTACTGTGTGACCAAG GAAATGGTGTGGAAGACTGTCCGGTCCTCCTACAACCAAAGCGTCTGCACTTACAAAGAAGTACGCTATGAGACTGCGCTTCTGCAAGGCTGTCCACCAGGTGTTGACCCGTCCTTCACCTACCCTGTGGCTCTCAGTTGTCACTGTGACCTCTGTAGGCTGGATTCCAGTGACTGTACTGTTCAGAGCACTGGGCCTGACTCCTGCAGCAACCAAAACCGCCTTGCCTAA